Sequence from the Nitrospirota bacterium genome:
CAGCAATAGAAATCATAATTTCCCTCTTAATGGAACAACATAATATCCGGGTGAAACTTCATATCTTTTTAATACCTCTGAGAATAAAGGGTTATCTATAAAAGACTTTCCGGGCATCAATTCAATATTGATATTATAAAAAGTATCTTTGATATCGCCTTTTATCCTTGCATAAATATCAATCCCCTCAAGTGTAACAGAATTAATGAAAATTTCTTTCCCTCTTATATTAAGCGAACCTATAACTTTTTGAAAGTAATTCAGCGGAACAGATATCCCTGAAAAAATAGCGCTCTCAAGAGCAATATCCTTCGAAAAAAATTCAATAAAACCTGTATTGTCATTCATTACAAATCTACCTGAAATTGATCCATCCCCTTTTATTCCTGCAATACTAAAAAAGGGTATATTTTTTATTCTTGCATCTCTAAAATCCAGAGATATATGCTTTTTATTTCTGGCAATATCCATTTTTCCATTCATATTGCCTCCGCTTAC
This genomic interval carries:
- the gspN gene encoding type II secretion system protein GspN, which produces MKKVLIIFLVAIPSFVWGVWFAFPEHILKSFVEKSISTNELSVEVESLKKGLFYSFTINRLTLLGRKEELVYLNDISCSLQPWVLVFMNLRLSFNGQVSGGNMNGKMDIARNKKHISLDFRDARIKNIPFFSIAGIKGDGSISGRFVMNDNTGFIEFFSKDIALESAIFSGISVPLNYFQKVIGSLNIRGKEIFINSVTLEGIDIYARIKGDIKDTFYNINIELMPGKSFIDNPLFSEVLKRYEVSPGYYVVPLRGKL